Genomic window (Pyrus communis chromosome 13, drPyrComm1.1, whole genome shotgun sequence):
TGTCTGCTTCACAAGGATTCAACGATCAAACCAGGATTCTAGCATCGAAAAACTCGGTTCTTGTTGAATATCTTTGTGGTTCTCTCAGCAAGAAGGTTACGGTATTTAAGAAGAAGATCTCTTTCCTAGGTTCTAAATGCTATGTAGATGAATGTCTGTATAATGCACTTATGCACGTTCACAACATGTATGAATATGGAATGCTTTTTTTGAAGCATCTGCTCAGAGGGGTGCATAGCTCTAGGCGTTCTTTCATCGTCTTCAAACTTCATCCAAAAAGATGAGTTTGttactttaaaaattaaataattaaatttgaaattaaaaaaaatgttaattattgaattaaattatcaaaacccgagccccaaggcccatcttttgatattaattatatattaattgtcACAACCCAAATGCCAAATCCAAGGTTCAAGCTCAGTTTTGCTCTCTAAGGTCCACCTCTCCAATCACTTTGTAAGAGGTAGAAAATGTTATAAAGTGTGAGAAACTTTTGATGGTGGCCAATATGAGACAATGAGTTAGAATGAGATTTCTACTCAAAACTCCAATAATAtgcatataaaaaatatatatataaattcagTCGCAAAACAAATTGGATCATTGATCGTTTGAAATGGTTGCATACAATTATGAAAAAGTACTAGTTACATGCGTACGAGACTCTTGGTCTTGTATGCATGCATCATGAAATCCAACTATTTGTACGATATTTAGTAACATAGTGTAGACGAGCTAAAACTTGTAGATCTTTGACGGGGTCCCTGCTCGTTCGACTTATCAAACAGCAGACTTCGATGGTGGGGTTGATCATGTCCCGTTGTTCTGAGCGGGAACCCGGCCGTTCTGATGAGTGTTGCCAGTGTTTTTGGTTTCATCTCTGTCCGAAACCACCTCTGTCAAACAGAATTCTCTGGCTTTCCTTTCTGCCATCAGTCTCTTTGTGTTCTTGTAGTATGTAGCATAGAGAAGCAGTTGAGCTGATCCAAAAAGTAAGCCCAGCCCATTCGGAATCTGAAAATGAACACACCACAGGCCcattttaatttgatcaaaatATGTGCATATGAGAACCATGTTCATCATTTTTGGTTTAGCAAAAATATATTCCATTACAGAATCGGGGATTCAAACTTGAGTGTAAGAAAGTGAAAGTAGTGCTCTGATCAACTGACTTAATCTAAAAACAGCTAAACGTGTTTCTTAATTATTTATGCattcagttttatttttaactgACATGATTAATTAACTTCGATGGAGGATTTACTATAAGTTGAGTTTGAGTTTGAGGTGGTTACAGTCAAGTAGATGTCAAAACGGAGCTGAGCATATGTGAACCAGGCAACGCTATTGAGAAAGGTAAACAATGAGAGGAAAAACGGCATGTATTCCACACTTTTTGTCGTTATCACCAATTTCTGTCATATATGCACCAAAACACCATAGATTAGCATATGTTAAAAATGAGTggaaaaaaatcattaatataCCGTATGTAGAACATTGTCGATATATTAGTTTATTGTTATTCAACTATACATGAACAATATACCAAGCGCCGTACATTAGCATTGCTACTGGCCCATAtaataaaatgagaaaaataaaaattgtttggTATTTGATAGTAGTTTAACCTATAAATCGTTTTTCTGGTCCAGCCtttttgggttaaatttttagcctgagatttttaaagaatgaatttaggataatattttttttcttaaagtaactttaaaaataaaaaaaattatgtaggctatcataatttaattttatgaacgttttacCTAAAAGTATTTATATTCCAATAAATACTGAAAAATCACTTAACCAACACTATGAAACACGTGGAACGCTATTAAAGAATAtgaaaaacacatgaaaaaatatctttttttaattattttaaccgttagattattttttttaccactggatttgatcatattagattttaatcgttgaattcaatgaatttataaatataaagctaaaaaaatacatatatagtaGGCCAGCCCACTACCCAAGGGAATTCTGGGTTAAATTTACCCTAGAAATGAGTTCTAgtttaaaactcatatttggccAAAGGGTTGGAACAAGTTGTGGTAGTTTAGAAcctaaatttgagttttactccaagaGTTGGAGTAAGTTTTAAAACATTGTCAATCGATATATCTAATTAATTAGTCAACTAGGTATCAATCATATACCAGGTACTGAAAATTAGTATTGATACGGGCCAATAATCATGACCTTAAatgaaaagataaataaataaatatggttAGGAGGGTAGTTACCAACTTAATTACCATGACAGATAGAGGCGAAGCATACATCGCGATGTTACCTAGAACGCAAACTAGGCCAACAATTAGTGACCTCTTGCTGTATGTGTGGGCCAATTTGATAACAAGAAATGCCAGAAGAACCATGAAAACGAGCTCCGAAAGCAGCACGAGAAACACTTTGAGCCTCTGCTTCTTGTCAGATGCGTAGATGAGGAAGAGGATGACGAAGGAAAGCTCAATGAAAACTGCAGTGGCATTGATGGTCACCAACAGAATACTGTGCGGGTGCACCATAGGCAATCCGTACAGGGCCCATGCCATGCAGTTAAATAGGGTTGCAAGGTATGGGACTGGTGAGTATTGCTCCACTGACCCTTTTTTCCAAATTCGAACAAAGGTTTCCCTACAAATTAAATGGAAAATATGGAAAttattaatgtgttttgtgtgaaagCCAAAGAACATTACTTGGCTGCTACAAATATAGCAGCAGCTTCTGCTTCTACCCATCAATAAATAGACATGTGTccaaataattgaaattgttAACACAGATTGAACATGTGTTCATCTATGATTGGTTAAAAGCAGGAGCGATTGCTAAATGAATACTACTTGGCTGTTGCAGATTCAGTGAACAAAGAATGTTGTCACCTTCAAATTGGGAAAAATATGGAAATAAAATATTGGAGGTccgaaatataatatatatgtgtcCAGATATAACAAAAAttgtttataatatttttttttttcaaaaatgtaAATCATTTTGCCTTGAAATTCAAGAAATGGAGAAAAGTCATGCTTACACTGGTGAGAGGAACAGAGTGAGTGCGATGAAGTTTCCTGAAAATAAGTAAATGCGTTCATATCAACTTTGGTTCTCAGATGATAAAGCAATCTATATATACAcctgaaaaatgaaagaaaataactttaaagtttatttcttctttctaaCAAGAACCAGCAAGTATACAAATCTCACGTATTTAAGTTCAAAGATGCTGATTAAGGCTTTAAAATAGCAATCTTGTGTGATATATACAACCCACATTATATCTCTGTAACTCACCCATGATACCGACCACAGTTCGAATAGCATCTGCAGAAACCATGGTTGTCAGTCGTCACTAGTTAATTAAGCTAgatcaaaagaagaagaagaagaagaagaagaaggaactCAGAGATAATTACGGCTACGAAATTAAAGGGCTGGGATTTTAATCGTAAGAAGGAAATGAGGAGGAGCAAAGTCGGTGGGTGTTGTCTTGTATAGTTTTGGTGGGTTGGATTGTAACTTgcaactgagagagagagagagagagagagagctaacTGTTAGGTCACTTGCATTGCATGGCATGTATTGGGTGGTGCAACTTATAGAGCAACAAGAGTTCACATGAAAAGATGATCAAGAGAATATTGTAATCCATTcaaaggagagatttttcaatgtgtctaGAATATAAGATAGTATGCCATATGTCATTACACAAGTGGggaaaactaatttttttaagtattcatctatttgtataataacatatgacgTATGTGCTTATGTTccaaacataataaaaaatctCACCATCCaaatgatgagagagagagagagagagagagagagagagagagagagagagagagagagagagagagagagggggagtgAGTTTGCCTTTGGACACTACGTACATACCCTTAAATTCTCGAAACCCTAGCAAGCAAAAGTTACAAGGCTCTCTCCTAGCTAGCAAACGTTATAGGACTTAAGAAAGtgaatcatgttttttttttttttttttttttttttttttttttttttaaatccagtgttttttttttttcccaaggATTTGTTGCCACATTGATGCCCACTTTCCACTGAATATAACTCTTGCCTAACCAAATCAATTATATTTTCAGTGGTGCATTTCTTCTATTTTTGTTCACAGAAAATCATTTAATCTCTTCATTCAGTGCTCGTTACTGTGAGAAATCACACTTACTTTTTACCCCTCTTCAATATTTTTCTAGTCacatattgaaaaaaattgagacTTCACAATCAAGTAGTGGGTTCAACTCCTTATAATGACATGCaagattctttaattttttttatgggcATCAACATATGAATAATATACATAGTTCAAATCCTAATAAGTATATGCATTGTTCTTAATTTCTTGAGATTCACTCTCAAATATCTTAGTTAcaaacaaggttctaaaagacactagACGCTTGTCGGACAAGGGCTGGGGCTTAGTCGCCAGCCTAGGCAAAGcaggcggatttaggtaaattattatatatcgtataaataagtgttttgacacaccccaaccaaaatcaaggcgtgctggccgtcacctactatataaacgttaatttaaagcacataaacaaaactagctaataacttctcatacaatgcttaaATGGGGtgattgaatataccaacgtgatctactcaacctcacgaacatccccatatttttagaaaatttttccgaccacccacgcgccggccaaggcacggccagactTGCCCCCACGCGCGACCAACCTTAATGGAATAGTTAACTgccattaggaatattccgtggaatattctgttaaaaccTTAATAGAAGTTAATGGCgaagggttagaacttttgagaaatgaaatgattttgaaaagctttgtttttgcccactcacactttttgttttgcacccctccaggttctagttaggagtgCTTTTTGGTGGCTTGCGAGGAATCCACAGCAGCTCTGACAAATTATCACCATTGTATGGTCACCcttgggtgttgtataattagttttCGTTCTGCTGGACTacacttaggctacttatgctctaataccaaactgacacaccatgaccaaaatcaaggcgtgatggccgtcaccctcacgtgacggccagcactccTTGATTTTGGTCGAGATGTGTCATGTTTCCTTatacttgaaaaaataaatatttgcaTTGAGatatataaattgcaaaataaaacaacatataaattataaagtataaaacataatgaaaacatgaagaacaagcatataatgtgcgTTCATCTAAGTATAACAAGTCTCttcacaatttattaaaaaataaaatgcaaaatgaaagttgtcTAGTTTACGTTTAAGCGAGAGTCACAACCTAGAGGATGCCTAACCGGGCACCCAAGCAAGTCTAATCTGCTATGCACATATAACTATATAACTAGTTAGCCAAGGGCGGAGTCAGGATTTTTTTCTTGGGTGGGCTAGCTGAAATTAGTACCATAAaatcatatgtttatttttttttcttatataaaattataatcaatataaaaaaaaaacaacaatagAATATAAACAATTCTTGAAATCATAACCCTAACCGACAACTTCACAGACCATATGAATAATTAACCTACTAAATAAATATAGATTAAGTAAATAAAGTGATTAAGAATTTACCAAGGTTACATTGATTGGAAAATCGCAACGAAAAGTAAGGAATTGCGAAGATAGGGATTTAATTGtgaactaaaagaaaattctttttcttttcttgagtgCGAAGTACAGAGGCTAAATCGCATAGGGTAAATGATACTTTCCTTTAACGAATAGGATAGAAGGGGGGAGGGGAGATAgaactaatttattatttttagcaaaaaaaagtattatttttagcaaaaaaaagtattatttattacctatcctctactaaatatacatgaaaTAATAACTTGTATTGGAATTAAGTGGACTATATAGGCAATATGCATTAACATAAACCATTAAAGCACGAGTTTAAAAAAgaatagtgttattcacacaccctCACTACTACAAAAGCACTCAATAGTGTCACTTTAAAAATGACGAGAAAAGCCCATTTGTATTGGATATTAGCAATAAATCCGACAGAAATTCATGTAATGTTAGATAAAGGAACCGAAAACATTGCTTGCGTCACAAAAGACTTTGGTTGTTGGATAGGACTCTTAATCTGCCAAGAAAAAGGAAACCTCATTAAACAAATAAAGCAAAATAGTGTCGGATACAATCGACACTAACATTACTGTCGAATACAACCGACACTAAATCTGAGAAATTCTGTCGGATACAAGTGCAATTATGTCGTTCATAACCGACAGAAtagatattaataatttaaaaaatatataaaaatgacaatttaaataaacataaacaaaactaataactaaataaataatactaaaCAAAAGCCAATAATTATCCGCCATAATattgttcatatatatataaaagttcGTTGATTATATGTTTATAATCTTTTACTAATTATACAATTTGTaagaaaaggtaaaaaaaatatacctaCATTTGACTTTCTTTTCGTCCCCAAACCGATCTATTGCCACCCctatttcttcttttgttttattctgTATAATTGTGGGCATGTGGGtcatattttctttgtttttattcaaGGTGGTGGCAAGGGAGTCATACTCTCACTTCGAAATGTGAGTCGATCATGTATTTATACTTTCTTATTAAACCTTCCCAACTCCTGTTGGTCTTCTTAATTAAGGAGATATTCATACATTTTAATTTAAGTCATCGAGTTTAACCCATAAACACTTGTACTAAAATTGTATGCatgccttcttttcttttttttttctttttctttttttaacaagaAGAAGCGATAGCATTTTCATTAATGAATAAAAACAATTACAAGAGTTGtcacaatgattttttttttttttttcagtggcCAATTCATTGATATGGAGATAATTTGCACAGATAAGCAAGCATAAAGAGTAATCTCCAAAATGGCTACCACAAGCAGCATCGGCACCAAAGGGACAGCTCTGTCACCAAAACGCAGATGTAATAGACCTAAACTGAGGCACACGCAATGTAATTGCCAAAAGAGAGACCATATCAAATCATCTTTGATAAGTGAGGCCACATAACTCGATTTTGATCAATTCTAATAAGTTAATACCAATAATACTGAAGCAACCGGATTTCAATCGCAATccaaagatagaaagaaaaatatcaaagaGAAATGGAAATGGTAGAAGCATTTCTACCTCATGTAGATGCCATCATTGTTGATCATATCTCTTTGACAAATTGAGTTGCATGTGAAAGTGAAACTCGCCTATATAAACAGGTGGAAGGTCGCATATATTGGTTAGGAGaaaaacatgcatataatgGGAGCTTACTTCTTTCTTCCACCAAGGTCGCATTATATTGGTGTGGAGAAAAAAATGCATATAATGGGGAGGTTTACTTCTTTCTCCCACCAGTACAAACATGTTGAGATAAGTCAAATCTCTACTGGAAAAATAATATGCATCTAACTAGTTAtatatctttaaaaaaatattatttacatcTATTTGTATCATCATTTGTATTATCCTTTATATGTGTTAGCAGATCCTACGTCTGTTAGAGAGATGCTAAAAGTGATGGTACATAGTTGATAAATGTAGCACTACTCTATCTTAAATCTCTATGCATCCTCTCatctattttatatatattagtgTATGCcaacacacaaagtgtgtgccaaataatttatttttgttttgaaaattgaaggagagaggaagagagtaagagagaatgtgagagtggggagagagagagagagagagagagagagagagagagagagagagagagagagagagagagagagagagagagagagagagagagagagagagagagagagagagagagagagagagagagaagtttaatttttatttttatttttttaatattagagatgttaaaatcacttataagtgagacttaaacaaaaaatagcaaaattttattttgtcaaattacTTTACTGtctttaacttttttgttgtgatagaagactaaataatattttcacttcttttggttgacaaagaaaattctattaatatgtagtttagatacaGGTGGTACATAATTATGATTTATTTAGTTGTAGTAGTTCTTTTTTAAGGAGGAGGATTTTCTACTCTTCTATTTTCATtcccttccatcccctcctctcacacattgtttttagtcttattatctctaaaaaatcaatataaaatattgatgtggcttaaccataaccgttcaaataggagggtaTGAAAGGGTAGAAAGATTAGAAGGGTAGAgaatcttcctcctttttttaaAGCCCATTTAATTGGAAAACACATCGTGACAAAAGAACTAGTTTACTACACATTATGACACATCAAGACACATGAgctacattatttttttaaatgagtattgactatttctaaaaattgaatatggtactattattattttttaatctgaCCACTGACTATTTTTAAATTGACTATATCTGAAATTGGACATGTGTattacactatttcttaaactgactatttcaaaaaccaaacacggatattatttctaaaactgaACACATATTAGATTTCTATTCATATTCATTAACCTTTTATGAACGTGTAAAAGAACCACAATGAATTTGGTTTTGAATTCACATATTATATAGAAGTGGATTTCGGTTCATGAAACCCCTTTTTGAATCTATCTATGgcaccctttttctttttccttattttatgcATGGTGACTTCATGCCTTTATAGTCGACATATTATTTATTGCTCCTCATTACCAAGTTTCTTGATTAACCTACCAAGTTAATTAGTTGTAAACCAGAAATTACATTAATAAGAATcttacattattttattttttaggtaaAGTACGATGTTCATTCATAGAAATTTGGAATACATACAAATGATGAGGATACGGTGCAATTACATGGGTCTTGATAAAAAATTTGTCAGAAATTTCAACCTGGCCGAAGAGAAAAAAAACGTCCCAAAGAATTATGGATTAGTTCTATCCCCATAAAGAAGGTCACAAATTAAATTAGGAGATTCTTCAAACCATGTTCTTTCTGCCTCCGCCCGCAGGCCAAACCTTGCTAATCGATGAGCCACCCTATTCGTTCTCTCCTATGCAGTGTAGGAACTGGTGCACCGCATACCGTACCAAAATGAGAATTATCATCATGATCTTTTTTACTACACGTGCTCTATGTCCCGAACATACGTATAGGAGTTGAACTTGGTTtccaactatatatatatatatatatatatatatattaagaaaaatattcactcaagattttcaattatttttctctCATAAGTACACAAGTTGAGCATAGCGATACACATCCAAAAAAACCTGCTACTGACGGAGACTAATGGTTAATTAGGTCACAACACAACCAACTAGCTAGTGGGAGGAGAATTGAGTCTCTGTCAAGAAACAGGCAGTGTTCAAATCACTGGAGAGGCAAATATATCTAGGGTTGCATACTGTGCAAGCATAGTTAGGGAGTGAACATATTCCTTTCCTCTAGGGAATTAATCATGTATACAGATATAGCTATCTCTCGATGAATCAAATTCTGATAACGACTAAGGTGACATGCATATGGATTCTTCTAATTGGACTGACATATGCATGAAAAGGTTAGAGATTTTAAACGACTACATGAACACACAGTGTAGGActcaaaattatttcaaaacgaaataataaaaaaagggagAGAAATTGGCAAACATCATAACCCTAGATTTATATACTAATCTCATAACCCTAGATTTATATACTATTCTTCTATATATGTGGATGCTTCCACTGCCTTGTATATGTAGTGCATGAGAAAACTACGTACCTTCTGATCTCCTAATCACAATCTTTCTGTTCCTAGCTAAGCTTATTATctttttaaattctaattagGGCACACTTATCTTTACATATCCTCAATTATTTCAAGTAAATATGTTGATTATATAATACTTACGCATTAATGCTAAGCTCATACGTTAAATTTCACCGAATCTATTTACCAAATGCTATAGACTCATTTGTCAAAGTGTTGATAGCTAATTCGTATCAATAATGCTAGCCTCGTCAAATTTATCTACCAAATTTATTTACCAAAATATTATGTTTGTATACGTATTAGAGCCATCTTTGGACAATGTAAAGTTCTACTAATTGCAAGCGTATTTTATTTCTTGTCAACTATAGTGACTATGAATATGATTCATTAGAAATAACAGAGACCAGATTCTTAAGCAAATTGAGAGACAAAATGAGTTGGAATTTCCTGGCAAAATCATGgccaacaacaaaaattaagtGATATGCTCCGTCCATTAAGGTATTACAGAAGATTAGGGAAGATAGCAAGAATTTGTGCCAAAGTTATGCACACGAAAAGCTAATAGGATTTAGCATTTCATACTTTAATTATTCAAGTTGGAAGTTAATCATTCGTGCCTAAGCACATGCTCATTTTTTGTACAATTCAGTTTTGATTGCAAGCTCCATGCGCGTTTGTTGTTAGATCGACGGGTTCACCCTTACCCTTATATGATAGGGTATAGATTAATCATAATCCTGTAGTCGTTAAATCATATTAGGGTCTAAATTAACCATAATCCCCTGAGTGGTGTCCGATGAGATGGAATTTCGCAGCGAAGATGGACCCCTGAATCAAAAGGTCTTGGAGTACAGGATAGTTTGCAGAGAGTACTAAGATGGTAGAACAATGCAAGGACTCAAGAATTCGAGAAAGGGGCAAAACATACATGTGAATTTTATTCATCAAatgcatatttttcttttcagtaaCCAGCTTCAAGCTCACAATGCAGCAAATCAATAAAACATCATCAAAGACGAAGAAAAATAATGAGAAATTCGAAAACTCGAGAAACAGAAAACATCGCCAAATTACGACTTCAAACCTATACATGCTTTTCTATGTTACAGAATGTGCAAGTAAAGGAGAGCAGAAAGAAATGGAGTGAAAGTGgagaatttttccttttttaccctcttttttttttttttttttttttttggtggataAACCTTCCCTTGTTTTTTCCTTCAAAGTTTGAAACTTAACGCACCCCACCTCTTTGTCCCctctttccttgtcttcttcgaGGTCGAGTTTGAGTCAATAAGGTTTTCCAGTGACTTTGCCTTTCTGTCTCGGGTCCTACCGGCTTCTTTCAGAAGCTCGGATAGCCTTCTCTTCTCATCTGCAAAATCCGGGTTTGCAATTCCAAGCTTTTCTTCTCGCAATTTAAGGACGTACTCCAGAATTTCAATTGCATCTTCAACTCTGAAGTAGAATCCAGAATAGAATTCGTTAAAAACTTCGTATTTGAGTCATAATAATCAAGTTCAACTCTGAAACAGAATCCAGACAGTGTACCAGAACCGGCTACAATTATCAGTACAGCATTCTCCGTAAACACTAAACACACAGTGAATTTTGATTAATATATAAAAGCAAAACAGGAACAAAAAATCTGTTGCCAGACTCCTTGTAGGACATGTGGGGGACCTCACAACTAATTGCAATTTTAGTGGACATTCAAGTTTGCTGGCTACAAGGGTCGTAAACTTTTCTGATTATTAAGGAGATGGGCCGCAAAGGGCTAAGCCATATAGAAAACAATGGTTTTTGCACAGATAGTTGAAGCAAATGAGAAAGATGGTACTATATTGAGGAAAAAATGTATCAGAGGACTCAATATATTACCTCCCCATAGCATCATAGGTTGCTGCAAGATTGCTATATACTCCAAGACTATCCTGATGACAAGGACCACATTCTTGTTCTAATATCCGTCTCGCTTCTTCAAACAACTCAGCAGCCTCATCTATCTTGAACAATTGAACACAAGCCAAACCCATCTGGTTCAATACAACCCCAAAGAAGGGCGACTTCTCTCCACTAGCTCTAAGTTTTGTTACAGCGCTTTCAAAAGAGTTCCTTGCTTCTTCATATCTCCCGAGCATGCAAAACATCACTCCCATCCGTGCTTCTATTCCAGCAATTGTGCTTTGCTGTCCTGGTTTACCCTCTAACAACTTCATTGCCTTCTGCAATAACTTAAGTGCCTCCTCGGGCTCATCCATTGACTCATAAATGGCTGAAATTTCAGTCAATCCACCAGAAATCTCTTCTGCCGTTGTTCCAGGCACAGGTTTCACATAAATCCTCAGGGCATTCTCACAGTATGATTTGGACTCTCGGAGCTTTCCAGTCCTATGATATAGGTCAGCAAGGCGTACAAAGACAGAGGCAACAGAAGGGTGGTTATCGCCCCTTGATGCCTTTAAAACGGTGAGTGCCTTCTGATAGGAGAAGACAGCCTCATCGAAGCGACAAAGAGACATATAAATGTTACCTATGCTGACATCAATAGCAGCAACCTCATTTTCTAGCCCATTTGCAATCATTGCCATGCTGGCGAGGACAAGTTGCTCAAGTGCTGATTCATAATCTCCCTTTGACTCGCATATGAGAGCCATCAGCCGGCGGTCAGCTGACTCTTCAAGAGATGCTGGTTCACTATGAGCATGGTGAATTTCAAGAGTTTTCTTGCACAATTCTTCTGCTCTTTCAAACTGCATTGCTTGGACATGCGCCTCAGCTAAATATCTGCATATACAACACCAGTTCACTTAAATAAGGATACTCCAACTTTCTTTCAAACCATAACTAGAACAACCAATCCTGTGGCAGTTAACGGTTAATCTACGTACTAATGTATCCCAGATGCTTCAACCTAAGTCTTTCGGGAAAAGAAAGACAGTTCTGTTGCGCCAAATTCAGCTCATTTTTACATCAGCATCCCACATTACATG
Coding sequences:
- the LOC137712073 gene encoding bidirectional sugar transporter SWEET4-like, whose amino-acid sequence is MVSADAIRTVVGIMGNFIALTLFLSPVETFVRIWKKGSVEQYSPVPYLATLFNCMAWALYGLPMVHPHSILLVTINATAVFIELSFVILFLIYASDKKQRLKVFLVLLSELVFMVLLAFLVIKLAHTYSKRSLIVGLVCVLGNIAMYASPLSVMKLVITTKSVEYMPFFLSLFTFLNSVAWFTYAQLRFDIYLTIPNGLGLLFGSAQLLLYATYYKNTKRLMAERKAREFCLTEVVSDRDETKNTGNTHQNGRVPAQNNGT
- the LOC137712863 gene encoding protein KINESIN LIGHT CHAIN-RELATED 1-like; the encoded protein is MPGLVSVKNPPDSAPPRIDVPEPQPQQSEPAPVSRTPSPHTKKPPSPSPSRSKPSPARSKKPQPASPDTILADASLDNPDLGPFLLKLARDTIASGEGPNKALEYAVRASKSFERCAVDGEPSLDLAMSLHVLAAIYCSLGRFEEAVPVLDRAILVPEVGRGADQALAAFSGHMQLGDTYSMLGQVDRSIECYEEGLKIQIEALGDTDLRVGETCRYLAEAHVQAMQFERAEELCKKTLEIHHAHSEPASLEESADRRLMALICESKGDYESALEQLVLASMAMIANGLENEVAAIDVSIGNIYMSLCRFDEAVFSYQKALTVLKASRGDNHPSVASVFVRLADLYHRTGKLRESKSYCENALRIYVKPVPGTTAEEISGGLTEISAIYESMDEPEEALKLLQKAMKLLEGKPGQQSTIAGIEARMGVMFCMLGRYEEARNSFESAVTKLRASGEKSPFFGVVLNQMGLACVQLFKIDEAAELFEEARRILEQECGPCHQDSLGVYSNLAATYDAMGRVEDAIEILEYVLKLREEKLGIANPDFADEKRRLSELLKEAGRTRDRKAKSLENLIDSNSTSKKTRKEGTKRWGALSFKL